In one window of Rhizobium oryzihabitans DNA:
- a CDS encoding thermonuclease family protein has translation MKKMTIGSVVILGLLSSAPAHSGQGVACASLVVIDGDTIKCDGQNMRLLGGGVPFKSGVDAPEMGSRAKCEFERDLALKAKARLKELLLDGVPRIEDSGARDRTQSRRPLVNIYLPDGREAGQVLMSEGLAREWRPKHRIDWCN, from the coding sequence ATGAAGAAAATGACGATCGGCAGCGTGGTGATCTTAGGTCTTTTGTCGTCGGCACCGGCCCATTCTGGCCAAGGCGTTGCATGTGCATCGCTGGTAGTAATCGACGGCGACACCATCAAATGCGACGGCCAGAACATGCGACTGCTGGGCGGCGGGGTGCCGTTCAAGTCTGGCGTGGATGCGCCCGAAATGGGAAGCCGTGCCAAATGCGAGTTTGAACGGGATCTGGCGCTGAAGGCAAAGGCCAGGCTGAAAGAACTGCTGCTGGACGGCGTACCTCGTATCGAGGACAGCGGCGCGAGGGACCGGACGCAAAGCCGCCGACCGCTCGTCAACATCTATCTTCCTGATGGCCGGGAAGCTGGGCAGGTTCTTATGTCGGAAGGACTGGCGCGAGAATGGCGCCCAAAGCACCGCATTG